In Papaver somniferum cultivar HN1 chromosome 9, ASM357369v1, whole genome shotgun sequence, the genomic stretch TACATTGTTCAGCTTTAAAGCTTTTCCTAAAGCAAAAGGAACACTCAAAAGATGTAGATGAATATGAGGAAATCAAAACAGTATTTCTGTTATAGTTATTGGGTCATACGTTCTTTCCTAACTCAACCAGGTTGCTCACGTTGGTTGGATTGAAGTGTTACAACATCTTGGAACTGCACCAAATTATGATTGGGGGTCTACAATTTTAGCAGAATTTTATAGCGCCATCGATGCGACATCCATAGGTGTTCATAACTTCACTGGTTTTTGGGGCGTCATCGAGGTAATTATCTAAATTATGGTGTTTAAATTAAAGTATtttttataaacaaaaaaaaGGACAATATACTAAAATATATgttaatttgcagtattggtggtatacctatTTTCGTGTTGGCAAACAATTCTTAGAGACAATACCTCTAGAATTCCAATAATGAACATGTACCACAAGAATGGCTGGGAAAGAAACACCGGTAGCGAAAGAGCGCTTTCTAGTTTTGTTAATAGGTATCAACAAATGACACAAAGCCTCAAAAATGTCATTGTTCATCCTTACGACGATTTTCCTGAGTTCACAGATCTGCAGGTACAAATTATTCTTGGTTATTCACTTCGAAGAGTTGTTTTTTACACCCGGAAATGAACAGGGGTGTTTGATATTTGGAAGAAAGACTACTTTTTCAGTTACAACATATTTTTGCAATTGCGATCAACCCCCAAAACAGATGCAAATCCCCATATCAGATTATGATAGGTTGCAACAACATCCATGTGAGAGATTTGAATTAAATGCTCAATCTCATATTACTGAAGTACAATATCTTCAATGGTACCATACGATTGTGAAGCCTACTATCAGTGTTCACAACATGCACATCTATAGATTTGATTTCCTGGCGTTAGGACGTATAAGTCGTAACAGGAAATTCATTCCCAGCCAGCCGCCTCCAGAAGAAccatgctttatgacttaccccACTACAAAtggaagttcttcatcatcttcataaaatatGCCCGAAGTACATTGGGAGATACCAAGCATAATTTCACAAGGAGAGCCAACCAAGACCCCGATAGTTTCTCAAGCTATTGAACGTACCTATCCATATTACAATGTGGAGGCCAGTGAAGAAAAATGGAAGGCACAACTTAACGATCTGCATTATCTAAGTCAGCAACTGGAGAGCTTGCACTTGCAGACAGTTCAAAAATGGCAGACAGATGCCATGTTTGGATTGAGCCAACTATAAATGTTGATGGTCGTGATCATTCTGGCAGTACTTATAGGAGCAGTGCATCGTGGCACGAGCCTGACGGTACACAAGTGGTGGGAGAAACACAAGTGTTGGATACAGAAAATCAGACTGTGCTTGTTTCCCAACATTAAGTATTTGAACCAGACCCGAGACTCCTTTCAACATCGTCTCACCTTGGAGCCCGAATCAAGGTTATTATACTGTTGCATCACCACAAGCAACCTCTTGGAACTTCCAGTTTACAACCACCCTCTTCTGTGTTTCAAAATTACAGAGGAGATATAGGCCAATTCTTAAGTTTGTTTGCAAGTGGGAGTATTCCGTATCTTGGATAATGGAATGGTGGTGAAGAAGGTGACGATGATCGACATTAGAAGAGTTGTAACTTTTAATTCGACCACTAATGTAATTCTAATCTTAATTAATAAAAAGTAGTGCTTTCCTACGAAATCAAATTACATATATATAAATTAAGCATTACAATTATTTCTAGTAAGAAATTGTTATTTAATATGCTAACTCAATTAACCAATCGAAAGAATTGTAATTGACCATCTTTATTAAAATGTACTCGGTGAAACAATATCTAACAAGAAGGGGTTGAAAGTGTTCAACTGCTTAAGGATTTCGAAACAATCTTGGAAACGGGAAACcatatttttccatcttcgccattcatccAAAGATCTTCTAACCTTTTCTGCATCAGTTTCACCACTCAGTCTATATCTATTGGCTTGCCTGGTTAAAGCTACAATctcacttacttctttcttaattgtctGAAAACGATTTTCTATTTCGCATATAGCACGACGACTCGAATTACGGGTGTCGCTGCAGAACTTCTCGTAAATATCCTTCCAGAAATTCACACCCGGATAGTATGCTTCAGCAAGCTGAGTTTGTAACAACACATAGTTTCTATAAATAGATAGATCTTTTTCTCGACTATACTGAGCTCGTTGAACCAACAAGGGTCGAGACACCTTTCTACAAATTATAGTGAATGAAGAGAAAAAATTGGTGTGAATTTTGAGTTGAAATGAGCTGAATTTATAGGGAAAAGAATTATAACCGTGGGATGATGAAAATCAGATTTATCCGTTGGTGGTTGCGAAAAGGCAAAAAAACGCAATGGGCAAACTAATAAATTTGCTTGTTTGCCTAAccatttttctcttttgttgAGTTCATAGTGGGATCTAGATAAAACGTtgatttgttgagtccataggaaaTGTCCTAAGTCTAGCTAGTAAACAAAAGTGGGCCTTGTATCGAAATCTTCCTTTGAATTTGTAGGTGTCCCTTATCATGAAACATCGGTTTGTGATATCAACACACAAATCAATCCCTGGTTCCCCATTCCTCCACTTTATAGAAAGCCATCGATACGAATAAGATAAGGGCTGCTAAATTCCAACACATTTTATTCGTTTAGTCCCAAAATTTCAACTCTTGGAGAATTTTCTTGTGCACATAAATTGACTGCCAGATACATTTTCTTACTAATAAAATATTACATGGCCGACAAAAAATCAATAAACAAATGAGAATTTCTAAGTATAAAAATTAGGTGAGCCTAATCCTTTGTTTCATATCTCCCTCTTGTCTAAGAAATTTTTTAATCCCTTCCAGTTAGTTTCCAAAAAATGAATCAAGAGCACTGCAACAACGCTGTCACTAAATCCAGTAACTACGTAGCCGGCGGGCAACCTCAACCAAGCTGTCCACCCACAGTAACTAGTGGTGCAATCTCAGTTATTAGTCCGAAGTACTGTGCACCTTATCCAGTTGACCTCTCAATTATCAGAAAGGTTCTGAAATTGACACATGATAACTATACAGTTTCAGATGTTAACGGAAATCCTGTTTTCGATATCAAGGATGAGCTCACTCTCGTCCGTCACCACCGTGTCTTACGTGACCCTGGTGGAGTCCCTATTGTCACTATTCTTGAAAAGGTATAATTTTATTGCATTCCTGTGTTTTGCTAATCATCCAGAAATCACCCGATCAATGAGGCAAACAAATCAGTGGAGATGTTAATTTATAACCAGCTGATTTTCACAGAATTCCAGTATGTGGAGATTTATATATAACACACAATGTGCATTTTGGTTCTTATATTCAGGTAATGACTGCACACAGGAGGTTTAACGTCTTCAAGGGAGATAGCACAGATATGAAAGACCTCGTATTCACTGCGAAACAGTCTCATTGTATTCAGTGGACTACCAAACTAGACGTGTtcttaccaaacaacacaaaagAGGATGTGTGTGATTTCAAGGTCAAAGGTAACTGGTTGGAGAGATCTTGTACTGTATACGCCGGAGATGGAGACAAAGATTCTAACAACATCATAGCTCAAGTAAGCATTCTGAAGTAAATTTATTTAGCAGTTTCTTTTTTCGAGAATTCTGGAAAGTGTCTTAATCTTGCTTGTTAAACAATTGATTGCAGATGCACAAGAAACACACGGTAAACAGCGTGGTGCTCGGAAAGGATACTTTTAACGTGACTGTGCAGCCAAATCATGACTCGGCATTCGTTATTGCGGTCATTATCGTCCTTGATGCCGTTAACGACCTTAGAGCTATGAGATGATGCATATTTATGTAAAAACTTCGCCATTGCTTTTCCTTTG encodes the following:
- the LOC113313400 gene encoding protein LURP-one-related 15-like — encoded protein: MNQEHCNNAVTKSSNYVAGGQPQPSCPPTVTSGAISVISPKYCAPYPVDLSIIRKVLKLTHDNYTVSDVNGNPVFDIKDELTLVRHHRVLRDPGGVPIVTILEKVMTAHRRFNVFKGDSTDMKDLVFTAKQSHCIQWTTKLDVFLPNNTKEDVCDFKVKGNWLERSCTVYAGDGDKDSNNIIAQMHKKHTVNSVVLGKDTFNVTVQPNHDSAFVIAVIIVLDAVNDLRAMR